AAAGTCCATTTCATTTAAATTACTATATAAAATACCAAGGCAGGGATAGGTTTCCGCTTCTTATATAGAATGCGTCTCCGCCGTTAATAAGTATTCCTGTTTTTGAAACGCCGGCGTTTTTATCTAAACTTTTAAAATAATTAAGTCCGTCAAAAAAAGAATTTACTATAGTTTCTCCTGATTTAGCCTCAACGGGAATAAGCTTATTGCCTGTATCTATTATAAAATCTATTTCGTGTCCCGTTCTGTCCCTCCAAAAATATAAAGGCGGTATTTCACCCATATTTGCAAAGAATTTATAAAATTCTAAAAAGACGAAATTTTCGAATATCTGCCCTTTCATGGAATTAAACAAAACGTCTTCGGCATTTCTGATTCTAAGCAGATAACATAAAAGCCCTGTATCCAGAAAATATAATTTAGGGCTTTTAATTATTCTTTTAGAAAAATTTGAAAAATGAGGAGGCATAACATGCACTATGAAACTTGCCTGAAGAACCGAAATCCAATTTTTTGCGGTAGT
This DNA window, taken from Candidatus Acidulodesulfobacterium acidiphilum, encodes the following:
- a CDS encoding DUF4143 domain-containing protein, whose protein sequence is MKNITQTLAGRTAIVNLLPFSLNEILGKKPINIFNLTDISDITEIEGVENISGKADKAGKSGKADKSDKLDKSGISKYDKPPLKLEEYLFKGFYPPIYDKDLEPKDWLSAYYRTYVERDVREITNIIDIETFYRFIQLCAGRCGQILNLSSLASDAGISHTTAKNWISVLQASFIVHVMPPHFSNFSKRIIKSPKLYFLDTGLLCYLLRIRNAEDVLFNSMKGQIFENFVFLEFYKFFANMGEIPPLYFWRDRTGHEIDFIIDTGNKLIPVEAKSGETIVNSFFDGLNYFKSLDKNAGVSKTGILINGGDAFYIRSGNLSLPWYFI